The Cellulosimicrobium sp. ES-005 genome segment GCGCGAGACGGTCGAGGCCGGGGTGCCGCTCGTCGACGCGGTCCGCGCCGCCTCCTGGACCCCGGCCGGCGTGCTCGGCCTCGACGACCGCGGCGGCCTCGTCGCGGGCCGCCGCGCCGACGTCGTCGTCACGGACGCCGACCTGCGCGTCCGCGAGGTCCTGCGCGCCGCCGCCCCGGTCGACCTCGCACTCTGACCCCCTGCGCGGCCGTCGCGTGCCCGACTGCACCGCCGAACCCGGGGTCGGCGCGTCGTCGGCGTGCAGATCGGGCGCGCGTCGTCGCAGGTCGGGAGTGCGTCCGGAATCGGAGAGCGCGTTCTTGCTTCTCGGGCTTGACTCTCGTCATTTGTTCATCGAATACTCGTAACAGCGAAGCGCTTCGACGATGCGTTTCGACGAAGCGCTTCGACGGCCGAGGCGCGGAACCGGACCACAGGGGAGTGGTGACGATGGCGACGATGCAGGACGTGGCGCGACGCGCGCAGGTCTCGCTGAGCACGGTCTCCTATGCGCTGTCCGGGACCCGTCCCGTCTCCGACGCCACACGGCGCCGCATCGAGGACGCCATGGCCGAGCTCGGCTACCAGCCCAACGCGATGGCCCGCGGGCTCGCGTCGCGCCGCAGCCACGTGCTCGCGCTCATCTACCCCGCGATGGAGAAGGGGCTGGGCGGCACCGTCGCCGAGTTCGTCTCGTCCGCCGCGGAGACGGCGCGCGAGAACGGGTACCACCTCGTCCTCTGGCCCTTCCGCACGACCCAGGCCCCGGAGGTCCGCGACCTCGTGCGCCAGGGGATGGCAGACGGCGTCCTGCTCATGGAGGTCGCGCTCGACGACGCCCGCGTCGACGTGCTCGACGAGGCCGGGGTGCCGTACACGATGATCGGCCGCACGCGCGACGTCACGGACCGGCCGTCCGTGGACATCGACTTCGAGCGCACGACGGACGACGCGGTCCAGCACCTCGTCGACCTCGGGCACCGGCACGTTGCCCTCGTGAACCACTCGCAGGCGACGGCGGACGACGGCTATGCGCCCACGTTCCGGGCCGAGGAGGGCTTCGAGGCGGCGATGCGTCGGCGCGGGCTCGAGCCGGTCTCGCTGCGCGTCGACGAGTCCCCGCGCGCGGGCCGCGACGCGGTCACGACGCTCCTGGGGCGCGAGCCCCGCCTGACGGCCTTCGTCACCATGAACGAGATCGCGACGTTCGGCGTCGTCGCCGAGCTGCAGCAGCGCGGCGTCGCGATCCCCGCGGACATGTCGATCCTGTCGATCGTCACGTCCCCCGGCGTCGGGGAGATGAGCAACCCGCCGCTGACCACGATGCACGCGCCCGGGGCCGAGCTCGGCCGCCTGGGCGTGCAGAAGCTGCTGTCCCTCGTGGACGGCTCCCGTCCGAGCACGCCGAACGTGCTCATCCCGTGCGTCCTCGAACCCGGCAGCAGCGTCGCCCCCGCGGCCCGCCGGGCGCCGGACGACGACGACCGCGAGCCCCAGGCTCGCTGAACCGACCGGCCGGGCCACGGGCCCGGTCGCCCTCCGGCTCCAGCGCCGGAACTCGATGAGGAGGACACGCACATGCTGCGATCCCGGAAGATCTCGCTCGTCGCTGCCGTGGTAGCGCTCCCACTCGCCCTGGCGGCGTGCGGGGGCTCCGGCGGCAGCGGCGGGTCCGACGACCAGACCCTGACGATCTGGCACTACGAGAACGAGGACTCGGCCATGGGCCAGGCCTGGGCCAAGGCGATCGAGATCTTCGAGGAGGAGAACCCGGACGTCGACGTCGTCGTCGAGAAGCAGACGTTCGAGCAGATCCAGAAGAACGCCAAGATCGTCCTCACCGGCGACGACGTGCCCGACGTCATGGAGTACAACAAGGGCAACGCGACCGCCGGCCAGCTCGCGGCGCAGGGCCTGCTGACCCCGCTCACCGACGCGGCGACCGAGCGCGGCTGGGACGAGAAGCTCAGCGGCTCGCTCCAGAC includes the following:
- a CDS encoding LacI family DNA-binding transcriptional regulator, with amino-acid sequence MATMQDVARRAQVSLSTVSYALSGTRPVSDATRRRIEDAMAELGYQPNAMARGLASRRSHVLALIYPAMEKGLGGTVAEFVSSAAETARENGYHLVLWPFRTTQAPEVRDLVRQGMADGVLLMEVALDDARVDVLDEAGVPYTMIGRTRDVTDRPSVDIDFERTTDDAVQHLVDLGHRHVALVNHSQATADDGYAPTFRAEEGFEAAMRRRGLEPVSLRVDESPRAGRDAVTTLLGREPRLTAFVTMNEIATFGVVAELQQRGVAIPADMSILSIVTSPGVGEMSNPPLTTMHAPGAELGRLGVQKLLSLVDGSRPSTPNVLIPCVLEPGSSVAPAARRAPDDDDREPQAR